CTGACATGGACGCTGAGGCAAAGAAGAATGCTGAGGCGAGCCGTACTGACGGTCTTGTACTCGTCAATGCCCCTGAACCAATACCTACGGGTTCACAGCTTGAAGCTGCCCAACCCACGAAAGCTGGCCCATTCTCGCTGAACAGCGCGGCTGGGACAAGTGCGATGGAGCAGCGCGCTAATCAACATGCTCCTTCCGCTTACATGCCGCTAACTGCCAAGATTGCGAATCACGCCAGGCAGACTCAGCCAGGCGCTGTCATTGCCAATCCCCATCGCCCGGGTCAGCACCAGGGCCGCGCGGCCGAGACCAACAACTCCATTGCATCCCAAATCAAAGCCATCGGGTCCATCACAGCACCCGATGGACGTCTTTACCTCTGGCGGGAGATTGGCGACCAAACCTGGGCGGAGACAATCAACTTTTGGAAAGAAGTGACAGGGGTAGCGAAAGGCGAAGACTCCCTACGCAAGCGGTTCAGGGCGCTCAAGGTTCTGGTTGATCATACCGAAGCGGATATTGGCCTGATGAAACAGCTGGCCGTTGGCGACAAGGAAGCAGAAATTCGAATTAACAGACTTGCTCACGAGGTGTGCGCTGTTCCGACAGCCGAACCACAGAGGCCGACAGTTCGTCTCGCGGTTCGCAAAGATTCATCGGTGGCGATTGCCCCTCGGATTAATCCTCCAACATTTCCTCCACCTGTTCCAGCACCACGAGTTGATACTGCGATCCTCGAGAATCCTCGCGACGATCCAGCGCAATATGCGGAAAAGCATCTCGCCCACGCCGCGCAAAGGCCAACAACCGGTGGCAAACAGCTGACTGCCGAATTCCTAGCCTCCTTGACACAGAACGTTGTCGCGGCGTGCGAGGAAGCCAGCATCCAAGATACAGAGTCTGAACCAGAGTCTGATATGGAGCTGGAGGACTATtgctacagagtctaccaCATCGTCCGTCGCGAGTTCACTCTTGATGATGCGAACGAAGGCTACGAAGTCGATGACATGCCCTGGCGGGAGTGCTGCGAGGCACGCGAGAGCGTGGAAGAGGCAAACTCTGCAGCCAAGAAATACGTTCGTTTCAACCGAGTGCCAAAGTTCAGGCATCCCGACGAAGAACACGAAGAAGGGTCAGGTCATGGGCTGATCAGGGCCTTGCATGCAGCAGACATCGAcaacgaagacgatgcgCACGCCGATACCGGCGACGAAGCAGATGACAGCGATCCGCTGGCCACTGAGCGGAGGTCACATCCATCATCGCATGCTCCTGTTACCGGGGATGAAATGTACTTTTACCTCCAACGGGGCCGCAACGAAGTCCAGGTGCGCGTTGTTGCCCAGCTGCGCCTGGCGTGGGCGAAAAAGCGACCCAAGAGCAAGAAGGGCTGGTTGAGCAGAACCTGCTGGCGAGTGAGAAAGCGCATCTGCTCCGACGCCCTGTTCGATGAGGCTGTGGCAGAGGACGTTGACACAGCGTCGTACACTGACCTATCATTGGCTAATTCCGTGGCCATCCAGTACTTTGTCGACAAAACGGTGAAGCCATCGAACACAGACCTTGATAGTTTCTGCAAAGAGAAGTCCGAGGTACTTCACAATCTTTTGGAGAAATCGAACGATGGCGACGTCTTCAAGGGCCAGGCTCAGGTGGGCGAGGACTCCGTCGAGGTGTGGGTTGAAAAATCGAGGTTGGCTGGTCCCAGGAACTGAGGTTGAGAAATATGGACATTGCGTGCCATTTACTTGATCCTTTCGCAGACGGCCAACATATGCTGCTTGCATACGTCTCTGGGGCTTCCCTTCTTTTGTGCTGCCGAAAGCATGCTGTGTGGCTGTTCTTGTGCTCGCGCCGGGTGGCAAAGGATGCCCATGTGCAATACTGAGGCTTCCTGCGCATGGTCCGTGAGCGTCTAAATATATTCTACATCAGACCAGTTTGAACTCGATTTCATTCAAGCCGCCATCTTGCGCCTGATGATATCAGGGCGGCGCTGGTCCATTATCTTCAATTCTTTCGGCTCCCGCCGCGCTCGTGGTGCTCCCACGTGTGAGCAATGATAGTTGCACTGCATGGTCCCACGTTACATCTCAAAGAAAAGCTACCACCGATGCCACCTCGTTCTTTGCTCCAAACACACTTGTAAGGCGAATGAGGCTCACCATCTACCACCATCAGCAGGAAAAACCCACCTACCGGCGTTTCGATCGAACAAGCCAGGACATGCGCGATCAGGCGAACACATCCAAATCAACCACGAGTGACAAGCAGATAGCGTCGAGCGAACGTCTACAAAAGCGGCTTGATGAGGCCTCTCTCAATAAAGCAGCAAACCGCCGCATGGAGGATCGAGACAAGGCTCCGCCAACGGCTGCAGATACTGCTGATCAAAATTCAGCCTCATCGCGCACACACAGCAGCTCCCGCCGACGGAGCGCATCATCTTTGGTGGCAACAGCGAGCAGTGCTGGTCAAAGGCGGGCGGGCCACAGCGGTGGGCAGATCGAGGAGAAATCGTGTCGAGAGCCTCCAACCGATCGAGGCGAGTATTATATTCGGCGATATCGAAAGGAAGTCAGAACAGCATATGGCACTGCAATCCTAGAGGTCAAGGAGTACGCATATTTTCCTCCACGACGGGGCAGGTCCGCATGATGCAGCGAGTTGGCATGGACAATGCAAAGACGCAGGAGCCCCTTCTGACGAGCCCAGCTAGCTTATTTTACATGTGACGAACGGGGCCGCCCGATCCGCACTTGACCTACGGTCGTCTCGGTGCGGTGATCGTGGTTGACAGCGACATGCCACACCCTTAGCAATGTCGACTATCAAAGTCGTAGTCGGCATGGCGAAGCAGATCCAGTGGAAAGGAGACGAAGTAGAAGATTGAACAAAGAAAATGATTCCGGATTGGAGATCTGCGATTCGGATGTCGAAATGCTACCCAGTGCTTCTGAACATTGAATTATCTTCTGGTCTGAAGATCTGCGACGAGGACGCCGTGATCTGCCCAATCCTAGAGTACATCCGGCTTGACCTCAGCGTCTGCAAGTACATCCTGGATGAGGAATTGGAAAGCCTCGGTCACTTCCGGCGGATTGTGATCCATCCGGAGAGCTGTCCAAGCGTCGTATTTGGCATGTCTGATAGACTCGACCGGCAAGCAGCCTTTTCGGTAGGCACAGCTCGTCGTAAATGGGCGTCTCAAATTGAAGAAGGTGAAGGCCTCTATCATTCGAAACCACGGCTTTCTTTGTTGACGTACGCCTCCGGCAGACCGTCGAAATGTCGTCCGGTCCCTCGTTCACCTCGACCACTTGTGGCGGGTCAAAAGACTGACTGGCCTCAGGGTCGAAAGAGGTCAAAGTACTGTGCAGCGTACCGTCGTTCGCGATGGCCGGCCCTGTGGACGTGTTGGTTTTGACCAACATTTGCAAACAGATCCACCACGCTCCGGCAAGATCTGACAATCGCTCTCGCGTTCTTGCGCTGTGATCCGATGGAAGGAAAGATGGTTTGTGCTCCCCAAGTTTTTCCAAACGAGATCAAAGGACGAGTGGACGAACGAGACAGGATCCGGTGACGGGAGCTTTCACGGGATAGCGTGGTGGCTGGAACGCAGCTCTAGTCATGATGAGCTCGAGCAGCAAAGTCCATACGTCCTCGATCGGTCGTGGTCACCAGGCCGGCATGGCACTCAAACATCGTCCTCAATAGCAGGCTTGAATCCGTCGAATCGTACCAGCTCGGGCAGACTCCACCTCTCAAAGCTGACCTTTGCCGTGACCTTTCCATTAATCAACGCCATGGGCAAAGGACCGAACATTCGAGAGTCCCGCGAATGAGGCAAATTGTCCCCCACTACCCAGCAGTGTCCTTCTGGAATCTATGTTCATTGTCAACACCTTGCCCTCTTCAACAAGCTATTTACCCTCGGTTGCTGCGCACCTGTATCATAGCATCGCTCTTATCGGGCGAGTTCATAAGCACAAAGTCACCGCTCAATGCAATGACCCGCTTGATCGCCCGTCCCTCCTTGACCGGGTGGTCGAAGCTAACAAGATCTCCTGGGATTacgcctcttcctcttctgtAGTATTTGCTGATGAAGACCCATTCGCCGGAGCTGTAGATTGTAGGCAGCATCGACACGCCGTAGCAATCTACGAAGGTGTAGAAGTATCCTGTGATAACATGGAACGCCAGAAAACCGATGAGACCGCGCTTGACGAAGGCAGGGACTCGGTTCAACCAGATCTGGGAGAGCGTGGGACTTTTCGATGCGCCTGGGATGCCGACATTGTGGCTCGAGTGCGATGTGTTGACAGGTTTACGCGATGCGTTGCGGACTGGCTGGAGCAAGGAATGCTTCGGTCGAATGGTGACGAAACGCCGGAGACTCCATCTCAGCATGTCGATGCTGATGTCGGCGGTCCTCGTTGATGTCTCGATTCGAAGACGTCTCGTCCACCGATCCCTTGTGAGCCCTGCATGAAGTGGAGCTTCAGCGGAGCTGAGTCCGGCGCGCAATCGAAAAACTTACTGGAACTTCGCGATTTCTTTCTGACATTCTTCAAACCGAGCAACTTGACATTTCACATTGACATCACACCACAATCATGCCGAAGAATCTGAAGCTCAAGGAGGCTCTCAATCGGCACAAGGGCGTCGACCACAAGCTAGAGCGCCAAAAGAAATTGCAGAaa
This is a stretch of genomic DNA from Zymoseptoria tritici IPO323 chromosome 3, whole genome shotgun sequence. It encodes these proteins:
- a CDS encoding putative IMP1 (Shows sequence similarity to IMP1; Catalytic subunit of the mitochondrial inner membrane peptidase complex, required for maturation of mitochondrial proteins of the intermembrane space; complex contains Imp1p and Imp2p (both catalytic subunits), and Som1p [] [Saccharomyces cerevisiae]. ...) encodes the protein FLAFHVITGYFYTFVDCYGVSMLPTIYSSGEWVFISKYYRRGRGVIPGDLVSFDHPVKEGRAIKRVIALSGDFVLMNSPDKSDAMIQIPEGHCWVVGDNLPHSRDSRMFGPLPMALINGKVTAK